The following is a genomic window from Hymenobacter monticola.
GAGCGCCGTTTGTTGCCAAGCCATTCACTTTGACCTCGACGTTCAAAGCCGCAGGCACGGCAGCGGCGGCTTCCGGCCTCTTCTCGGCCGGCTGCACCGTGGCGGTAACTTCCACCTTCGCGGCCGGAGCGCCATTGGTGTCAGTAGTGGCGGCTGACGCACTCGGCGCTACGGCGGCTGGCGTGCTGGGCTGCGTAGCGGGGGGCTGTGCTGCCGGGGCGGGCGTCGCGGGGCGCTGGGTTTCCGCAGCCTTAGCAGCTTGGGCTGCGGTTTCGGCTTCTTCCGTCGCTTTTTTCTTAGCAGCAGCGGCGGCAATTGCTGCCTTTTCCTCGGCAGTGTAGCTTTTGTACTCGACGTTGGGCTTCCACGCCTGCGCCTCCTGGGTCGTCGCGTCGAAGCGCTTTTCCAGGTCGGCCAGCGCGTTCTTCATTTGCTGCACCCAGCCGTCGAGTTCGGTTTGCAGCACTTTTTCGGTGCTGTCCACCAACAGGTCGATGTTGCGCTGGCGGGCCTTTCCGGCGGGGGGCAGCGCCCGCCACCAGCTCTTGATGTTGTCGAGGTCGGCGGCGGCCTGGTTGAATTTCAGCAGGTTGGACTCCGTTTGCCGGTAATTCAGGAACGTGCCCAGGGCCGTGGCCAGCGGCACCGTCACGGCAATCCAAATCTGCTGATTAATGGCCCCCAGCAGCGTGGTAATGCCGCCAATGACCAGCGTCAGCCAATACAGAATTCGAAACTGACGGTCCAGCTTGTGGGTGCGCTTGCGGAAATACCGCAGCTGGTCTTCCAGGCGCACTTCCACGTAGCGCTCGGGCGGCAGGTACCCAAAGCCGTCGTCGGAACCGGCGGCCCCGTCCATGTAGGGCGGAAACGTGAGGGCTTTGTCGTACTCCCGCAGGTGGGCGCTGTTGGCTTCGCTTTGCATGGTCCGCTTCACGATTTCGCCCATGCGCACGGCCAGCTGCTGCGCCGCATTCCGTTTGTAATCCAGCGCCCGGGACCGGTAAGCGTAAATTTCGCTCTTGAGGGCCTCGGCCCCGGCGCGCAGCACAAACCACTTCGAGCTGGTCTTGAACTTGTAGGCGGCCGCCACCAGCATGGTCAGCACGATGGGCAGGACCACTAGTGTGCAGTATAGCAGCCATTTCCAGTAATCAACCGACGTTTCTCCCTTGGCAATATCCGCCTGCGTTAAGTGGTCGAAGGCCAGATTAAAGGGCTCGGGCTTGTCGCCGTACAGCACGCGCTGCAGCACGGCCAAACCGGCGCCAATCACGCCCAGCACGATGATGCTTATCGTCATGCGGTCGGATTGGCGCTGCTGGCGGTTGGCGTTGAGGTCGTATACCGCAAAATTTTCCCACGCCTGCCGCAGCACATCGTCCGCCGTGCGGTCCGGGCCAACGAGGCTGCCCACCACTTCCGGGAAATTGCTTTGCGAAAGCACGGTAATCTGCCCTTCGGTAATGATTTCCTTGACCGCTTCGCTGCTCGACCCGATTTGGCCGGAGGCCAGCGCATTGGCAATCTCGTCGGCCAAGCCGCCGCTGCCTTGCATCACGGCAAGTGGGATGCCGTTGCGCACGACGGCCAGGGCTTCCTCGGCCATGCACAGCCCCTGGCCCGCGAGCAGGGCCAGCACCGGCACCTGCTCCGTGCGGCCGGACAGGGCCGTGACCACAGCGTGCAGCATGGGCAGCTGGCTGCCCCACTTGTCGCCCGACGGCACCAAAATGAAGTCGGAATGCCAGCCGTCAAGCTGGCGGGGCGGCTCCGGCGTAGCCGCCTGGGCCAGGTGGCCGGGGTAAGAGACCAGGGCTTCGGGGGCCACCCCCAGCAACGATACCTGCGGGGCTTTTTCGGCTTTTCGCTGGTGGAGGGGCACAGTTAGCCAGTTTCGGGTGCCGGTGCTTATCACCACGCTACGGCCCTTGCTGGCCAGCAACGCAAGCAACGGGCGCGCCAGCTGCTCCAGCGCCGGGTCGGCCACCGAGGCTGACTCCGGGGCAGCCCCTATCAGGAGCAAAACAAAATCGCAGGGCTTGACATCCAGAGTATCCAACAGCGCTTCGGCCTGCGCTGGCTCATTGCCAGTGACGAGATTGGCCACATTGCCGTTGGAAAATCTTACTTGCCGAAATGAATCATCCTGGGTAGACGGCATTGAAGTAACTGGTGAAATTTTATAAATAAGCAGTTACAAGATTACAACTATTTAGCTGTTTTTATACAAGCGGTGCTTTTTTTACAAAACACCTGTCATATTAATTCATCCACAATTTATTGACCTTTTAAAACAAAAGCTGACCAACGCGCATCCTATTACAGCAGGGCTTTACGGTGCGCTTTCTGTACTCAAAGCTGAGTGGCCAATGCGCCGGCCGCTGCCCCGTCAGGGCCACCGTGCGAACGGGCGAGTAGCTGAAGGTGTCATCTTGGTCCACCTGTCGCAGGCGGTAGTAAAGCAATGGCGCACCAGCTGGCGATTGGTTGTCAGACAGTTGGCAGCTACGCGGGGGTACTGCTGGTGCCCGCGGCAGCTACCTTGCCAATGGCGGCAAATGCTACTCCACCCACATTGCGCTCTACCTCAAACGAGGCGCTATTTCGCTCCGAGGCTGTGGTTCAGGCCAGCTGCACGGCGGCTTGTTTAGGGGCGGCCGGGGCAGCAAAGGCGGTGAGCTGCACAGGCAGGGGCTGGTGCCTGTCAGGTAGAACTCCGAGAAATGGTCGACCAGAATTACAAGCCGGGCAAGGCCTTAGACTTTGGCCTGGCTGCACATTTCAATCATACATGAAAATAGTTTGCTATTCAATACTAGGCAAGGAGCGTCCGGCGTTGGAGCCCGGCCCCGCATTCCTATGCTTATGAGACCTTACTTATTGTTCGCCGTGTTGCTGCTGACGCACCGCAGCCTTCAGGCAGCCCCTCGGCCGTACCTGGACGTAGTTCCCGCCCTCGCCCAGCGCTTGGTGACCGCCCAGGCCCGGTCCCACGGGCTCGGCGCCGAAGACCTGTTTTTCACGCTTCGTAACCAAACCAGCCAGGAGCTGCGCCTGCGGGTGCCCCCCGGGCTGCACTTTGGCGCCGGCGACCCCGAAGCCCAGGACCTGTTCACGTTTCAGGAACGGCTGCTGGTGCTGGCGCCGGGCGCCAGCGGCACGGTGCGGCTGTGGGGGTTTTGCATGGAGCAGCACGACCACGCCCCGGCGGCCAATTCGGTGTACAGCCTGCGCGGGCTGGCCCCGAACGGGCTGCAACAACTGGGCGACTCATTGCAGAAATACCCGAAGCTGGCCGAACTGTACGGGCAAATGTTCGTGTGGTCGCTCACCGACCACGAACCCCTGCGCGACATCCGGGTGCCGCCCGCCCTGCTGCGCGGCGCCACCAACGTGCTGCGCTACCTGGCCGCCGTGAGCGGGCAGCTAGCCGTGCACGCCCGCAGCGCTACCGACAACCGTCCTTCGGTCAAAGTCTTCTCCAAACGGCTGTTTATCAACTACCACAGCCCCACCCGGCAGGTCACCTCGCTGCGGGTGTATGGGCCCGATGACTGCGAGCGCTACGTGGTGGCCCGCAGCTGGCAGCTGACGCCCGGCGTGATGCGCTACCGCCTGGGGCTGAATACCATTTTGGGCATCGATGAGCTTCCGGAATTTACGGTGCGCCTGCTCGATGCGCAAGGCCACGTGCTGCAGGAAACGAAGGTAAACCAGGCGACGGCGGAGGTTGACATCCCCCCCGTGCAGCTGCCGTTTGCCTTCGCGTTCAGCCTGGCCAAGCCGGTGAAAAACGCGCACCTGCGCGTGCGCCTGACCGACGGCACGTTGGTGGAGGAGCTCAGGCAGCTGCCCTACCTGCCGGCCGGCAACCATCGGTACAACTGGACCTTCTACCACTTGCGGGCAGCCGGCACGTCCTTTGTGGCCCGGCTGGAAGGCGAGGACGGCAAGGTATTCGGCCAACAGCTTATTTCCGCAGCCACGACGCCCTGAGCGCGGGCCGGCCTTTCAGTGGCTTGGAGAAGACCACACCGGCCCGCCGGGACTGCCGTACCCAATTGGAGCTTTTTAACTCTCCCGGCTGCTACTTTAGGGCGGGCTCCCAGCCCTGCGAACCGCCGAAAATGGCTTTCAGCGTGTATTGCCTGGCCCGTTTGGCCGTGAGCTGGTGCGCCCATTTTACCCGGTCTTTGGTATTGGCGCCGGGGCCGCGGGAGTTGAATTCGGCATAGTAGGCCGTCTGCTCGTTGCTGGGGGCGTGCCAGTTGTCCCAGCCGGCGGCAGTGATGTGGGCGCCCATGTCGGTATTGAGAAAAACCGCGTTGGAATGGGGGCGCCAGGGCCGGCCGAGGTAGACCTTGGTGGCTTCAGGCGCGGCCGTGAGGGTGCAGTCGAGGAACACAAAGCCGAACTTCTGGCGCGGCGAGGTGGAAGCCGCGGTGATGTAGGAATTCGTTTTGCTGAAGATGGCGCAATGGTCGAACACGGCCGTGCTGCCGCCGAAAATAAAATCGGTGGTGCCCTCGATGTAGCAGTCCTGGTAGTATTGCCGACTGTTCTCCACGGCCGGAAACAGCGTGTCCTGGTTGCCGAGCATGCGGCAGTGGCGGAAGGTGGCACGGTCGCCTTCCACGTGCAGGGCCACGGCCTGCCCCACCCGCCCGGCCGAGTTCTCGAAGGTGATGTTTTCGGCCGTGAAGTCGTTGGCCTGCACGCGCACCGTGGAGGAACTGTAGGTGCTGTGCTTCTCGGCATCGCCGGAATAGTCGTCAAAGGTGAGGACGACGCCCTCACGGCTTTCGCCCAGCAGCGTAATGTTGGTTTTCTGGGAGGGAATCAGCAGCTTTTCCTTGTAGGTGCCGTTTTTGATGAAAATGGTAGCCGTCACCTGCATAAAATCGCGCACGGCCAGCACGGCCTCCTGCACGGTGCGGTAGTCACCCGAGCCGTCGGCCGCCACCGTCAGGCGGATGGGCACTAGGAAGGTTTCCACCTTGGCAGGCGTTGCCGGGGCGGGCGGGGCCGTTTGGGCAAATGAGTTTTGGCTGGCCAGAAGCAGGCTACCAGCCAATAGAAAGCGGCGAAAATTCATAGCAAAAAATGGGGCAGCCGCTGCCGTGAAGCCGCAGCTAATGAAACGGAGCAGCAAGTAGCGCAACGTGGCGCGAACCAGCCGCGCGGGCCCGGCCAAAAACCTAACTTTGCGCAACGGCCATTGCAGCCGGCTTCCACCAATCCTCCTCCGCTCCCACCCATGACGCCCACCCTCGAAAATTACACCCTCGGCCGCTGGACGCCCGGCGCCACCGCCCCGCAGGAACTCCTCGACGCCAGCACCGGCGAAGTCATTGCCCTGGCCAACACCGGCGGCTTCGATTACGAAGCCATCCTCGACTACGGCCGCCGCGTGGGCAACCCCAAGCTGCGCAAGATGACTTTTCATGAGCGCGGCCGCATGCTCAAGGCCCTGGCCTTCCACCTGCTGGAGAAAAAGGAAATTTTCTACGAGCTGAGCTACCGCTCCGGCGCTACCCGGGCCGATTCGTGGGTCGACATTGAGGGCGGCATCGGCAACCTGTTTGCCAACGCCTCGCTTCGCCGCAAATTCCCCGACAAGCCGTTCTACGTGGAGGGCGAGCCGGTGGGGCTGAGCAAGGGTGGCACCTTCATGGCCCAGCACCTGATGGTGCCGCGCGAGGGCGTGGCCGTGCACATCAACGCCTACAACTTCCCGGTGTGGGGCATGCTCGAAAAAATTGCCGTGAACCTGCTGGCCGGCATGCCCGCCGTGGTGAAGCCCGCCGTGCCCTCGGCCTACCTCACCGAGGCCGTGGTGCGCGAAATCATTGGCTCCGGCATCCTGCCCGAGGGCGCGTTGCAGTTGGTGGTAGGCACCGGCGAGGGCCTGCTCGACCACGTGACCTACCAGGACGTGGTGACCTTCACCGGCTCGGCCGCCACCGGCCGCAAGCTGCGCGCCCACCCGCGCATCCTCGCCGAAGCCGTGCCCTTCACCATGGAAGCCGACTCGCTGAACGCCGCCGTGCTGGGCCTCGACGCCAAGCCCGGCACGCTGGAGTTTGACTTGTTTGTGAAGGAGGTGCGCAAGGAAATGACCGGTAAGTCGGGCCAGAAATGCACGGCCATCCGCCGCATTCTGGTGCCCGAAGACGTGCTAGAAGATGTGCAGATTGCGCTGGGCAAGCTGCTGAAGCAAACCACCATTGGCCACCCGCTGGCCGAGGGCGTGCGCATGGGCGCGCTGGCTGGCCGCGAGCAGCTACAGCGCCTGCGCGAGCAAGTGACGCACCTCGCCAAAAACACGCCCATTGTGTACGGTGACCTCGAAAACGTGGAAATCCTGGGCCAGGACCGCGGCGCCCACGCCGAAAAAGGCGCCTTCTGCTCCCCCATTCTGCTGCTCAACAAGGAGCCGTTCAAGCACCTCGACTCGCACGAAATCGAAGCCTTCGGCCCCGTGGCCACCCTCATGCCCTACCACGACACCGAGGAAGCCGTGCAGCTGGTGAACATGGGCCGCGGCTCGCTGGTGTGCTCCATTGCCACCAATGACCCGCGTACGGCTCAGGATTTCGTGCTGGGCGCGGCCACCAACCACGGCCGCATTCTGGTCATCAACGAGGAAATGGCCAAGGAAAGCACCGGGCACGGCTCGCCCCTGCCCCTGCTCATCCACGGCGGCCCCGGCCGGGCCGGCGGCGGCCAGGAAATG
Proteins encoded in this region:
- a CDS encoding DUF4231 domain-containing protein, with product MANLVTGNEPAQAEALLDTLDVKPCDFVLLLIGAAPESASVADPALEQLARPLLALLASKGRSVVISTGTRNWLTVPLHQRKAEKAPQVSLLGVAPEALVSYPGHLAQAATPEPPRQLDGWHSDFILVPSGDKWGSQLPMLHAVVTALSGRTEQVPVLALLAGQGLCMAEEALAVVRNGIPLAVMQGSGGLADEIANALASGQIGSSSEAVKEIITEGQITVLSQSNFPEVVGSLVGPDRTADDVLRQAWENFAVYDLNANRQQRQSDRMTISIIVLGVIGAGLAVLQRVLYGDKPEPFNLAFDHLTQADIAKGETSVDYWKWLLYCTLVVLPIVLTMLVAAAYKFKTSSKWFVLRAGAEALKSEIYAYRSRALDYKRNAAQQLAVRMGEIVKRTMQSEANSAHLREYDKALTFPPYMDGAAGSDDGFGYLPPERYVEVRLEDQLRYFRKRTHKLDRQFRILYWLTLVIGGITTLLGAINQQIWIAVTVPLATALGTFLNYRQTESNLLKFNQAAADLDNIKSWWRALPPAGKARQRNIDLLVDSTEKVLQTELDGWVQQMKNALADLEKRFDATTQEAQAWKPNVEYKSYTAEEKAAIAAAAAKKKATEEAETAAQAAKAAETQRPATPAPAAQPPATQPSTPAAVAPSASAATTDTNGAPAAKVEVTATVQPAEKRPEAAAAVPAALNVEVKVNGLATNGALHTHGPIWDSREITAAVLKDTIKIKNYTWFEDDVNIIGIRSTVYKDNTFGDRIFCCWKQPDCPPGLPLMQQQQFLAKWLYKDKNGKLIVADGSPGPNTEFALAQLKKDAGHDRVMHWPVTTRPGTYWLQDKKTIAKGGCAVLKAGQYPKAYELGFHLIERNGYNHPALHQIGPLTIYRDHNGNVTAEESGKEITGSGFGINIHHAKDISANVNDWSAGCQVFHYTAEHAELLSICEHFRKKNGNRFAYTLLHEADLVS
- a CDS encoding pectinesterase family protein, with translation MNFRRFLLAGSLLLASQNSFAQTAPPAPATPAKVETFLVPIRLTVAADGSGDYRTVQEAVLAVRDFMQVTATIFIKNGTYKEKLLIPSQKTNITLLGESREGVVLTFDDYSGDAEKHSTYSSSTVRVQANDFTAENITFENSAGRVGQAVALHVEGDRATFRHCRMLGNQDTLFPAVENSRQYYQDCYIEGTTDFIFGGSTAVFDHCAIFSKTNSYITAASTSPRQKFGFVFLDCTLTAAPEATKVYLGRPWRPHSNAVFLNTDMGAHITAAGWDNWHAPSNEQTAYYAEFNSRGPGANTKDRVKWAHQLTAKRARQYTLKAIFGGSQGWEPALK
- the paaZ gene encoding phenylacetic acid degradation bifunctional protein PaaZ, with amino-acid sequence MTPTLENYTLGRWTPGATAPQELLDASTGEVIALANTGGFDYEAILDYGRRVGNPKLRKMTFHERGRMLKALAFHLLEKKEIFYELSYRSGATRADSWVDIEGGIGNLFANASLRRKFPDKPFYVEGEPVGLSKGGTFMAQHLMVPREGVAVHINAYNFPVWGMLEKIAVNLLAGMPAVVKPAVPSAYLTEAVVREIIGSGILPEGALQLVVGTGEGLLDHVTYQDVVTFTGSAATGRKLRAHPRILAEAVPFTMEADSLNAAVLGLDAKPGTLEFDLFVKEVRKEMTGKSGQKCTAIRRILVPEDVLEDVQIALGKLLKQTTIGHPLAEGVRMGALAGREQLQRLREQVTHLAKNTPIVYGDLENVEILGQDRGAHAEKGAFCSPILLLNKEPFKHLDSHEIEAFGPVATLMPYHDTEEAVQLVNMGRGSLVCSIATNDPRTAQDFVLGAATNHGRILVINEEMAKESTGHGSPLPLLIHGGPGRAGGGQEMGGMRGVEHFMQRVALQGSPSMITAITEVYQPKARQIEKDKHPFMHYFEELEIGQTYTTHKHTVTEADISAFAQVSGDNFYAHVDATSLEGTLFTGRVAHGYYILSKAAGMFVDPRKGPVLLNYGLDECRFTKPVYPGTTIGVTLTVKEKIGQEKRDETDVAKGIVRWYVEVTDQTNETVAVATILTMVKKKNQE